In Macaca nemestrina isolate mMacNem1 chromosome 10, mMacNem.hap1, whole genome shotgun sequence, the genomic window aattattgagaGAACACTTGGAGACAAGTGGCTGCTGTAAATAGTATTTTAGAGCATTAAATCATACAAAACTATAATCTCCCATTTAACGTAAAAGAGTAGGGGGGACGGAATATTCTGAAATTGCGAATCACTATGATATGCCATGTATGGATTACATATTCTAGGAGAATGACAATAACGTAAAATACACTTATTAAAATATTGaacataatctaattttaaaattttactttttggaaAATACTTGAGCAATGTGCCATGCCTGTGGCCAATGATCACTACACAGTGCTGATGGAAGTAGAAGGCAAGGATATGGCTGGCGAAGCTGCATTCTACAGTTTGTGTTTTGGACAGATTATATTTACAGTAAAGTAAGAGAAAACAGTGATCAAAAAAGGACTACAAAATAGTTGATGAAATGAAAGTCAGAAACATGAGgtagatagaaaaaataattataaaaccatTGGCTTACAGGCTACCCCCATGGGAGCAGAAACTTCCGAGTTTAttgggttggttggttggttaatGATTTGGGTAGTTTGGGTACAAAGAATTGAGTTAATAATTATGTTAATCATACTACTCTTTTTCATGGTGTTATGCTATTATTAGTGTATGGGAGGCCTTATATTATTCTACTTTCTCTTCCCCTTCATCCCTTATTTTGACACCCACTGCCCTCCTCTTTGCCTTAAGTGCAGAGTCTAGTGTGTTTGAAACTAAGCATGATATTTAAAAGCCGGAGCTCCAAAGCTGATCTTCCCTGACTCAAATCTCACCTCTACCATTTATTGTCAGTGTGActtttggcaagttatttaatcttgtTATGGCTTAGCTTCTTCTTGTAAAATGGAGCTGATAGCAGTATATACTTCATTGGATATTTGTGAGGATTAATGAGTTAACATAAataaagtgtttagaacagtTGTTCAAATAGAAGCAGTATGTGCTAGCTATTACTGTATGTTTACTTAGGGAAAATAGtgttctgtatatatattttttaaatttatataaattttatatatttatatatacatacacttcTAATCATTAGAACCAAATCTGATATTTTTAAGATCCATGCATTTTTCTCTATTTACTTCTAGTTTTCTACATGGTATTCTTTGCTATGCCACATTTAACTAATCTCCCCAATGATAAACACCTAAGTTGCCTCCAATATGAGCTACTGCTAATGTCACTAGGGAAAACATACCTTTAAAtcggtggttctcaaactttagcatgcacCGTAATCACCTGGGGGACTTGTTAGAACACAGATTGCCCATaggtctggggtggagcctgagaatttgcatttctaacgaGTTCCTAGGTGAGCTGGATGTTACTGGTTCAGGCACTACACTTGGAGGCCCAGTGCTGTAAGAACCTGGACCAGGTTTTTTCCAGTGCATGTACCTGAGAGGGAGATTGCTGAATCATAAGGTATGCCCACATCAAGTTCTAGTGAATTGCTCTTCAAAACGATGTACTAGTCTACTCTCTCATTGCCGGTGTAGAGAAGCTGCCTGTAACTAGTCAGGCATTATATTAcctagttttataatttttgccgatctttttgtcataaaatcattttataagcTTCTCTCTGGTAAGTAAGCAGGTAAAACATCATTTGATATATGTTTTCACTAATTGGGCATCCTCCTCTGTGAATTTCCTCTTTGTATACTTTGGCCGTATTTCTTTCCTGTTCacttatctttttaatttctaaaatttctttcatACCTTAGATATTAATCAACTTTTTGCTTATgatattacaaatatattctcCAGTCTTTAGCCTATTTAATATTGcacaaaattcttaattttaatgtagtcaacccatttattttttgtctcgttttttttttttttttttttggtctgtgcatgagcttttatattttcttacttttaatttttttaactttaggttTCGCTCTTCAAATCTAGGTGAGTTTAGATCTCTAATTCATCCAGATTTACTTTTAATATACGCCCTAGAAGCCCAGCTTTATTTTGTGCATTTAGTGGCCAGTTCTTTCTTATTGGTTCTAATCCGAATGCTACTGTTTGAACCATTTATTATTTCCCTAAGGGACTTGTGGTGCCACCTCAGTCATATACTAAGTTCCTATATAAATATGAGTCTATTGTTAAGGCCTTGGTAAATTTGTGCATTCTGATATTAGTACCACACTGTTTCAAGTAATgttatatagtattatataatcTTAAATAAATTTCTTGAGCTTCTCAAAAAGTCTACCTGGACATTTCATTTGAATTGCGTTAAATTCTAGATTAATTTTGGGGAAAActgacatgttttaaaaatgttgtttctCCATTTTCCGaggattttcttatttattcaagTCTTTATTTACTGTTATAAAGTTCTAAAATTTTCTATTctagaaaatttttgtttttgtttttggagggttttgaagggttttgtatatttttattacttcctaaatattatttattttactactaTTGGGAGTAGCTTCCTGTTTTCTCTCACCTCTCCTACATGGCTTTTGCTGATACAGAATAATGCTAGTGATACTGTATTTTTCTCCCAGAATTCATGAGCTTGAAATTATTGCTTATAAACTtcgtattattttgtttttatttcagcaGAAAGTACACTTTCCTCTTTTTATGCTAAATTTTAATTGCATTGTCTTTCCTAATTTAATGGCAATATCGTCAGATCTTTACAGCTCTGCCctctttttatatcttttcaaATACCATGCTttggttttgatttctttttcaggatgttttttattttcttttcttatgttgTCTTGAATGtattctgtttcttctcttctaaTTTATTGAGTTgactttttctagatttttaagaGTTATATCATCTTCTGGAATCAGACAAGTACATTAGTTCACACATACTTGTTTCTGGCCTTTTCCCCCATCTTCACCCTGATATACTGATAGAATCATCTAGAATTCTAATGCCAGATTGATTTTGAtgtagttttattgttttcatggACATCTTGAATTCAGTTTCACTGGCAAAAAGTTCTACATCGATCTGAGTCGTATCTTTTTGTAGGTGATGTGTTTTATTCCCTAAATCCCTGTAGACATTTTTTGTCATTGATATCCTTAAATTTTGTTGTAATAGGTTTAAATATGGAACTTTTTCCTCATGTGTCCTGCTAGTTCCTTTAATCTTAAATCTTTCATTGTTCTCTCACGTAGGGAAATTCTCAGCCATTACAACCTCAATAATTTCCACTCctgtatgtattttattctctcctttgAGGCTCATTTTATAAAGGATATTAAGATTTCTTGTTCTATTATCCATACCTcttattaaattttacttttacatgTTCCTTTGTTTTACTTACTTATACTTACTGACACTTCTGAGAGAGTTCCTCAACCTGAATCTCATCAGGTCATTcatttggttctttctttctattattctaGTTTTCATACAGAGAAGCACCAGTTGGCACTTATTTTTGACCTGTGGTTTCCATTTTATGTGATGAGGGGCATACGCAGGGCCACCCAGTCTTCTTGCACCTGCTAACTTCTCCTTCCCCTCACATAGCTTGGTGACCACTCTGCTGTTGATCCACCAGCCTCCAGCTGGTACTGAGCATCTGCCATTTTTCTGCTTTGAAGAGGCAGCATGAGCAAGAGGACTCCATATAGTTCCACCTCCCCTCCATGCTGCCCAACCCTCCTCTACTTTGGATTACCGTTCCTCACCAATCTGGGGTCTAACCACCTTTTACTACCCCTTGAGTTTCTTATAGTTTTACATCATTTGGCAAGAACCATTCACCTCCTGGTAATATCTGTTACATTTCCAGAGTTGAGGTTTGAAAGGAAATTGGTAGCTTCTCTTGGTATGTTATCTTGTTAGAAACAGCAGTTTCCAGAAACTAGATTTTTAGAAGTACCAAGGCATTTTGTGAAGATCACCTTCTCAATTTACATTGTGGAGGTCTCATTATAGAAGGAAAAGAGCACCAGGGACCTgtcttttcagaaaaataaaatggaatcttCAGAGGAAAGgatagggccaggcacggtggctgaggccttaatcccagcactttgggaggccaaggcgggaggatcacttgaggacaggagttcaagaccagcctggccaacatggtgaaacctcgtctccactaaagatacaaaaattaactgggtgttgcggcaggcacctgtaatcccaggtacttgggaggctgagacaagagagttgcttgaaacccgggtttcagtgagctgatatcgcactaccgcactccagcctgtgcaacagagcttttttttttttgcaacagagctttttttttttgcaacggagccctgtcaaaaaaaaaaaaaaaaaaaaaaaaagaggaaaggatagGGTAGCAAAGATGCAAAGAGATTCCCCCTATTCTATATTCTGAAAGTTGGCGGCACCCATGTTAGAACTTGGTATGCCCAGGAGCTAAGTATGAAGATTCTACATTTTTGCACATCCATCCTCTCCTTCCTAGACTACACAGTTCCTTATGCTGCAAAATCAGGAATACTTTTCCCATGCCCATTTTCAGTTTTAACGATCAAATTAAATCTTGCATGTATTtacctttttgccttttttatttgCTCGTTCCCTTAGAATCAACCTACCGACACCAAGCAACCATCGATGATGAAGTTGTTTCCATGGAGATACTAGACACTGCTGGTCAGGTGAATAAAGAGTTcagctaaaatattttttctggatCAAATAAAACTGAGAAATCTATGCTATGAATAAAAATAAGGCACTTTTCTTCAACTAAATTTTGCATGCCTAAAACCTTTTTCTCTAATTAACTAGTCAgtttatatattaatgtatttgtAAATATCTGTATACGCATCCTTATGTAAACTGCCCAGTGTTTCAAGAGGGTTTTGAACATACTATAATATTCACATATCATCTAGGTTAGACTCACTCACCTATATTTTGTGGCATACCAAGATATTAATAAGTTTTCATAGTCAAATGTGTTTTGAAATGCTCAACTGAAGTTAAACAGGTGTGTTTACTGAAAGAATTCTCAAAACCTCTAACATGCGTATGTGTGAGTCTTTAAGAAAGAGATTTAGTATATATTGTATTCTAAACTTACATGATGTCATataagtttgtttgtttcagaataCTTTATTTTAGGTGTCTTTCTTATAGTATTTGGTATTAGGTCAGTCACTTCTGAGATTACAAAAGGGTTCATAGGTAGGTTTAGTTTTCAGGTATAGAAATGGTCACCGGCGGGacgcagtggctcccacctgtaatcccagcactttgggaggctgaggcaggaggatcatgaggtcaggagatcgagaccatcctggctaatacagtgaaatcccatctctactaaaaatacaaaaaattagccaggcgtggtggtgtgcacctgtagtcccagctactcaggaggctgaggcaggagaatggcgtgaacccgggaggcaaagcttgcagtgagcccagatcgcaccactgcactccagcctgggcaactgagcgggactccatctcaaaaaaaaaaaaaaaagaaaaaagaaatggccaCTGGAATGACAGAAAGCTGAAGTTTTCCATGGTACTTTATCAATGACCTGTGATGCCCAAAAAGACTTGAATCAAAGTATTTAAACCAATAAATGTTCTCGAAATGAATTACCCACTTTTCCATCTCATTACCACCTACTTATTCTCTGACCTTCACAGAGCACTGATTCTGAAGAGAGGCAGCAGGGAAGTGCATGCCTCCAGAAGTCATTTAAACCTGGGAAGGCAATGCTTTTTCAAATCATACATGCCACTTTCCTATGAAGGAATGATAACCCACTTTGAGAATCAGTTCTATAATAGAGTTTCTGTCATTGGTACTACATGACATTTTGGGGGCTCTGagataggaaaaggaaaaaagtcaaatcCTTTAGCATAGAGTTGGATTCTCTAAATAGTTTGTCACAGTTTTACTGGAAGTTAATTGTCTATAatctgaagaaagagaaaattaaaacaaacaacaaaccaaaaaagtaataaacaaaccaaaatggCATCTTGTTAAACTTTGACTCTAATTATGATACTTAAAAGGTGGGATAGGGGCTACTTGTCTGTTAAAAAATTGCTAATTCCTTAATCGTGATGAAAAGTCTCAAAAGTGATGTGCTTAACTAAGgttataatttctttttggttcttatgaTTACAGATTTAATGatatggcaagaaaaaaaataaaagcagaaaggcAAAATCTattgaattagaaaatatttagttCCCTGAAATATGTTGAGATGAATAAGTAATGACTGTATTTAAAACTTATTTAGAAAGTTTGTACAATTAGAGTACCACGACATTTTAATGACTTTGGATATAAAGAATAGTAATTAAGGGATTACTGTCAGTATTACCAGCATCCATCTATTTTGATTATTTCCAGGTCTCTTGACGGCCATTTTTCTTTGCCAACAGGAAGATACCATTCAGAGGGAAGGACACATGCGATGGGGGGAAGGCTTTGTGCTGGTCTATGACATTACTGACCGAGGAAGTTTTGAGGAAGTGCTGCCACTTAAGAACATCCTAGATGAGATCAAAAAGCCCAAGAATGTGACTCTCATCTTGGTTGGAAACAAAGCTGACTTGGACCACTCCAGGCAGGTTAGCACAGAAGAAGGAGAGAAGCTGGCCACAGAGTTGGCTTGTGCTTTTTACGAGTGTTCTGCCTGCACTGGAGAAGGGAATATCACAGAGATATTCTATGAGCTGTGTCGAGAGGTGCGTCGCCGGAGGATGGTGCAGGGCAAGACGAGGCGACGCAGCTCCACCACGCACGTCAAGCAAGCCATTAACAAGATGCTCACCAAAATCAGTAGTTAGGCAGCCCAGCTGAGGtggaccacataattggaaacaCTCTTCCCCTTCTGTTCCCCTTTCAAAAATAAAACGAAATATTGCATTCTTTGTTTTGATTCTGGGAAATGTCTGGGCTTCCCATTGTTCCCAGCCTCCCGTAGGTTGGGAAGTTTTAGCGTGTTTTATGCAATTTCAGTGCTAacaacttcttcctttcctgctTGAATAAAGATACACTCTAATGGCATTTGAACATGTAATCAGCAGAGATTCCGAAATGACTGGTTTATATTAAGCTATTTTTAGGCATCTTCACCTTGCTTAAGTAGGCTGAAGTTTTTCCAAaggcatttaaaaattcaatttcttgTCAGATACTACAAATAATTGTCTTAAAAGTCTAAGATAGcagaaaatacagtaaaaacaCAGGAGAAGAAGCTGAGCTATTGGAACAGGAAATAGAAAGAACTCTAGTTTCTGTCTGAAGTGAAGATTTTCTGAATTATCCAATATCATCTAggttttctttaacattttattttgttcttaagTTCAAGCATCTTCTCACTAATGTTTTTCACTATAACAGAGAATTCGTTTCAATTTGAGTTGGTTCTCTCAACGATCTATTGATTATTACACCCTAATTCTCCTTCCGTGGCTCAAACAGTATTTTTGCTGTAACAAAGGCAGCAGGAAATTCAGACCCTGCTGGGCCTTTTTTCATCAAGTCAGGGTGATGTAAAAACATTGGAAATCTTTTCACCAAACCCTGACTTTATCGAATGCTAGTAGAAGATGTAGAATTAGAGACATCTTATTTGTTTATCACCTTAGCAGCAAAACCATAgtccaaaaaacaagaaaattaagaatGGAGCTTAACCATGCCTCCATTGGGAAGTCTAGGCTTTGAGTCAGGCACAGTAAGAAAAATTAGCCTCTGATTCATTAAGTCTGCCACATaatttgttttgatattttggATACATTAACTCACTTaggaaaattcagaaaacaatggGTGATTAAAGTTCATTACAGCTGAATAAATGTGTCTAAAACAGATTCTTGTATTCTGAAAGTACAGTCTACAACTGGTAAAACTTTGTGATTCTTTTCTCCCCCATTATGCCCCTATATACCAAGATTTGGGTACTTTATTTTAGtagaaaatatatatcttttacatatgtatgtatttataaatgcatagatatatgtataaaaatttgTAAGAGTTGGAGGCATTAATTCACCAATGCATTTGGACAACTTGGTGTAACTGACTTTATTTTATGTGACTATAATAAAAAGCATAATTTTCTCATTCTGTCATATTTGGGTAATCTTTCTTGTGATAACATGAAACATTTATAATTTGAAGGGAGACGCGAGGAGACAACTGAAttgcaaaattgacaaatcagtgaacctgatattaaaaaaaaattagctcctGTTGATTAGAATAGCTGCTTTTGGAGTCTTTAGGTGCTATTTTAGGTGCTTTATATATTATCAAATCTTCACAATCACTCTGTGCAAGACTAGTACTGTAAGCACAATTATAGAGATAAAGATATTGAGTCACAAGCAGAAAAATGTAGTAAAGCCAATTTTGCATAGCTATTTAGTGggtagaaccaggatttgaactcaaagAGTAAAAAGGTTGGATTCTAGACTCCGCATTATTATCAGttatatacttcttttttttttttttaatttattattattatactttaagttgtagggtacatgtgcataacgtgcaggtttgttacatatgtatacttgtgccttgttggtgtgctgcacccatcaactcgtcatttacatcaggtataactcccaatgcaatccctccctcctcccccctcccccctccccatgataggccccggtgtgtgatgttccccttcctgagtccaagtgatctcattgttcagttcccacctatgagtgagaacatgcggtgtttggttttctgttcttgtgatagtttgctaagaatgatggtttccagctgcatccatgtccctacaaaggacacaaactcatccttttttatcgctgcatagtattccatggtgtatatgtgccacattttcttaatccaatctgtcactgatggacatttgggttgattccaagactttgctattgtgaatagtgccgcaataaacatacatatgcatgtgtctttatagcagcataatttataatcctttgggtatatacccagtaatgggatggctgggtcatatggtacatctagttctagatccttgaggaatcgccatactgttttccataatggttgaactagtttacaatcccaccaacagtgtaaaagtgttcctatttctccacatcctctccagcacctgttgtttcctgactttttaatgatcgccattctaactggtgtgagatggtatctcattgtggttttgatttgcatttctctgatggccagtgatgatgagcattttttcctgtgtctgttggctgtatgaatgtcttcttttgagaaatgtctgttcatatcctttgcccactttttgatggggttgtttttttcttgtaaatttgtttgagttctttgtaggttctggatattagccctttgtcagatgagtagattgcaaaaattttctcccattctgtaggttgcctgttcactctgaggtagtttcttttgctgtgcagaagctctttagtttaatgagatcccatttgtcaattttggcttttgctgctgttgcttttggtgttttagacatgaagtctttgcccatgcctatgtcctgaatggtactacctaggttttcctctagggtttttatggtattaggtctaacatttaagtctctaatccatcttgaattaattttcgtataaggagtaaggaaaggatccagtttcagctttctacttacggctagccaattttcccaacaccatttattaaatagggaatcctttccccatttcttgtttctctcaggtttgtcaaagatcagatggctgtagatgtgtggtattatttctgaggactctgttctgttccattggtctatatctctgttttggtaccagtaccatgctgttttggttactgtagccttgtagtatagtttgaagtcaggtagcgtgatgcctccagctttgttcttttgacgtaggattgtcttggagatgcgggctcttttttggttccatatgaactttaaagcagttttttccaattctgtgaagaaagtcattggtagcttgatggggatggcattgaatctataaattaccttgggcagtatggccattttcacgatattgattcttcctatccatgagcatggtatgttcttccatttgtttgtgtcctcttttatttcactgagcagtggtttgtagttctccttgaagaggtcctttacatcccttgtaagttggattcctaggtattttattctctttgaagcaattgtgaatggaagttcattcctgatttggctctctgtttgtctgttactggtgtataagaatgcttgtgatttttgcacattaattttgtatcctgagactttgctgaagttgcttatcagcttaaggagatttggggctgagacaatggggttttctaaatatacaatcatgtcatctgcaaacagggacaatttgacttcttcttttcctaactgaatacccttgatttctttctcttgcctaattgccctagccagaacttccaacactatgttgaataggagtggtgagagagggcatccctgtcttgtgccagttttcaaaggaaatttttccagttt contains:
- the LOC105481683 gene encoding ras-related and estrogen-regulated growth inhibitor isoform X2, whose translation is MAKSAEVKLAIFGRAGVGKSESTYRHQATIDDEVVSMEILDTAGQEDTIQREGHMRWGEGFVLVYDITDRGSFEEVLPLKNILDEIKKPKNVTLILVGNKADLDHSRQVSTEEGEKLATELACAFYECSACTGEGNITEIFYELCREVRRRRMVQGKTRRRSSTTHVKQAINKMLTKISS
- the LOC105481683 gene encoding ras-related and estrogen-regulated growth inhibitor isoform X1 encodes the protein MAKSAEVKLAIFGRAGVGKSALVVRFLTKRFIWEYDPTLESTYRHQATIDDEVVSMEILDTAGQEDTIQREGHMRWGEGFVLVYDITDRGSFEEVLPLKNILDEIKKPKNVTLILVGNKADLDHSRQVSTEEGEKLATELACAFYECSACTGEGNITEIFYELCREVRRRRMVQGKTRRRSSTTHVKQAINKMLTKISS